One region of Mycolicibacterium insubricum genomic DNA includes:
- a CDS encoding MCE family protein produces MLTRFIRIQLVIFAIGSLVGMAVMASVYMQVPTLLGWGRITVTVELPGTGGLYRFSNVTYRGVQVGKVTDVDLIPHGASATLSLKTSPKIPAKLAAHVRSASAIGEQYLDLVPEDDGPPYLVDGSRIAMADTTVPQEVGPLLDQTSALIKSIPKERLSALLNESYLALGGAGDDLALLVDSAATISGAMSDTREQTVDLLQDSVPLLNAQEESRESLRVWSQSLADITGTMVASDGQWRTILRDGPGAANEASRLFNQLKPTLPLLLANLRTVGQILVTYRAGLEQILVLMPPFVANLLSAGPDHNPTGMGQGDFTISEGDPPSCTVGFLPPSQWRSPEDTSEVDTPTGMYCKLPQDSPLAVRGARNYPCAGKPGKRAPTAAICNSDDEYQPLVMRQHLLGPYPLDPNLMAQGVPPDSRVTGDDRIYGPTEGTPAPAEAAPSAFDGGGPDVVATPYDPGSGRFVAPNGQTYQQANAGEAGSPKSWQELVMTAGA; encoded by the coding sequence ATGCTGACCCGGTTCATCAGAATCCAGCTGGTGATCTTCGCGATCGGATCGCTGGTGGGCATGGCGGTGATGGCGTCGGTCTACATGCAGGTGCCCACATTGCTCGGTTGGGGCCGGATCACCGTCACCGTCGAGCTGCCCGGAACCGGTGGGCTCTACCGGTTTTCCAACGTCACCTATCGTGGTGTGCAGGTCGGGAAGGTCACCGACGTCGACTTGATCCCGCACGGTGCCTCGGCGACCTTGTCGCTGAAAACCTCACCGAAGATTCCGGCCAAGCTGGCCGCGCATGTGCGCAGTGCTTCGGCGATCGGCGAACAGTACCTGGATCTGGTTCCCGAGGACGACGGTCCGCCCTACCTGGTGGACGGGTCGCGGATCGCCATGGCCGACACCACTGTTCCGCAGGAGGTCGGACCCCTGTTGGACCAGACCAGCGCGCTGATCAAAAGCATTCCAAAAGAACGACTTTCGGCACTGCTGAATGAATCGTATCTGGCGCTGGGCGGAGCCGGTGACGATCTGGCGTTGCTGGTCGACTCGGCGGCCACGATATCGGGCGCGATGAGCGACACCCGAGAGCAGACGGTGGACCTGCTGCAAGACAGCGTCCCGTTGCTGAACGCGCAGGAGGAGAGTCGGGAGAGTCTGCGGGTCTGGTCTCAGAGCCTGGCCGACATCACCGGGACCATGGTGGCCAGCGACGGGCAGTGGCGCACCATCCTGCGCGACGGCCCCGGCGCGGCCAACGAGGCTTCCCGGCTGTTCAACCAACTCAAGCCGACGTTGCCACTGCTGCTGGCGAACCTGAGGACGGTCGGGCAGATCTTGGTGACCTATCGTGCCGGTCTGGAACAGATTCTGGTGCTGATGCCGCCCTTCGTGGCGAACCTGCTGTCGGCCGGTCCGGACCACAACCCGACCGGGATGGGGCAGGGGGACTTCACGATCAGTGAGGGGGATCCGCCGTCGTGCACGGTCGGTTTCCTGCCGCCGAGCCAATGGCGCTCACCGGAGGACACCAGCGAAGTGGACACCCCCACCGGCATGTACTGCAAACTTCCCCAGGATTCACCGTTGGCGGTGCGGGGCGCCCGTAACTATCCGTGTGCCGGGAAGCCGGGCAAGCGGGCTCCGACCGCGGCGATCTGCAACAGTGACGATGAGTATCAGCCGTTGGTGATGCGTCAACACCTGTTGGGTCCCTATCCGCTGGATCCGAACCTGATGGCGCAGGGCGTACCGCCGGATTCGCGGGTCACCGGAGACGACCGAATCTACGGGCCCACCGAGGGTACGCCGGCACCTGCCGAGGCGGCACCGAGCGCGTTCGACGGCGGTGGACCGGACGTCGTGGCGACTCCCTACGATCCGGGCTCCGGACGCTTCGTGGCCCCCAACGGCCAGACGTATCAGCAGGCGAACGCCGGGGAGGCCGGATCGCCGAAGTCCTGGCAGGAACTCGTCATGACGGCCGGAGCATGA
- a CDS encoding Rv2253/PknI dimerization domain-containing protein has product MTGDGNRTGRLAAVLLLATAAVAAVAAAPEAVAALCAPLPNGRFTAVSDGVWAKTNEVFRDEQTVTSTWTLSSWCDESHNCAGSVVSSDGWSAELTCAAAGQWSVRRQHPTWVPCPDGSTAAANQLYYFAPDLVGAPSYDAIRSYTGWDRTVGESGGCGVNLPVVIELPFTLKAID; this is encoded by the coding sequence ATGACCGGCGACGGCAACCGGACCGGCCGTCTGGCCGCGGTCCTGCTGCTCGCCACCGCCGCGGTGGCGGCGGTGGCCGCGGCGCCGGAGGCGGTGGCCGCATTGTGCGCCCCGCTGCCCAACGGACGGTTCACCGCGGTTTCCGACGGGGTGTGGGCGAAGACCAACGAAGTGTTCCGCGATGAGCAGACCGTCACCTCGACCTGGACGCTGAGCAGTTGGTGCGATGAGTCCCACAACTGCGCGGGCAGCGTGGTCAGCAGTGACGGCTGGTCGGCGGAACTCACGTGCGCGGCGGCCGGACAGTGGAGTGTGCGCCGGCAGCACCCGACCTGGGTGCCCTGCCCCGACGGGTCCACGGCTGCGGCCAACCAGTTGTACTACTTCGCACCGGACCTGGTCGGTGCTCCGTCGTACGACGCGATACGCAGCTACACCGGCTGGGACCGCACGGTCGGTGAAAGCGGAGGATGCGGGGTGAACCTGCCGGTCGTCATCGAACTGCCGTTCACGCTCAAAGCGATCGACTGA
- a CDS encoding MCE family protein yields the protein MRRLTKPLAAALVVLAVVAAAVLVHDAYFGPRRITAYFPSATSIYPDDEVRVAGIKIGHIAAIDADGDRVRMTLSVDRSVPIPADAKAVIVAANLISARYVELTPSYLPADEAAGRPKMADDAVIDIDRTAVPVEWDQVKEQLMRLATELGPNAQVSSPAIARFIDSAATALDGNGKKLRETLSQLAGMGRILAAGSGNIAVTIKNLQTFVSALQDTNPQIVVFQGRLATLTGVIAENRADLDAVLKTLAQALGDVQGFIADTRDKTSEQVVRLADVTANLVEHRADVEQLLHVTPNAIANGYNDYNADTGTILGSVSFNNFSNPLTFICAAIGAVKNVTSEETAKLCAQYLGPALNQMTFNNLPFPLNPVLGPATTNLIYTDPALAPGGGGRATPVESPPSISAYTGDRGDQPPPPGWNNPTGPPGSAAPLPAYPSPAQYPGAPAPTMPGVENLLLPPGAVAPTEPAPEQGEAQP from the coding sequence ATGCGCCGGCTGACCAAACCACTGGCCGCCGCGCTGGTGGTGCTGGCCGTCGTCGCGGCGGCGGTGCTGGTGCACGATGCCTACTTCGGGCCACGCCGGATCACCGCCTACTTTCCTTCCGCGACATCGATCTATCCGGACGACGAGGTCCGGGTGGCCGGGATCAAGATCGGGCACATCGCGGCCATCGACGCCGACGGTGACCGGGTCCGGATGACGCTGAGTGTCGACCGGTCGGTGCCGATCCCGGCGGATGCCAAGGCGGTGATCGTCGCGGCGAACCTGATCTCGGCCCGGTACGTGGAACTGACGCCGTCCTACCTGCCCGCCGACGAGGCGGCCGGACGGCCGAAGATGGCCGACGACGCCGTCATCGACATCGACCGCACTGCGGTTCCCGTCGAGTGGGACCAGGTGAAAGAGCAATTGATGCGGCTGGCAACCGAATTGGGACCGAACGCCCAGGTGTCCTCGCCGGCGATCGCCCGGTTCATCGACAGCGCGGCCACCGCGCTGGACGGCAACGGGAAGAAACTGCGCGAAACGCTGAGCCAACTGGCGGGTATGGGGCGGATACTGGCAGCCGGCAGCGGCAACATCGCCGTCACCATCAAGAACCTGCAAACGTTCGTCAGCGCGCTGCAGGACACCAACCCGCAGATCGTGGTGTTCCAGGGCCGGTTGGCGACGCTGACCGGCGTCATCGCCGAGAACCGCGCCGACCTCGACGCCGTGCTGAAGACCCTGGCCCAGGCACTCGGCGATGTCCAGGGTTTCATCGCCGACACCCGGGACAAGACCAGCGAACAGGTCGTCCGCCTGGCCGACGTGACCGCCAATCTCGTCGAACATCGGGCCGACGTCGAGCAACTCCTGCACGTCACCCCCAACGCCATCGCCAACGGCTACAACGACTACAACGCCGACACCGGAACGATTCTCGGATCGGTGTCGTTCAACAACTTCTCCAACCCGCTGACCTTCATCTGTGCGGCCATCGGGGCGGTCAAGAACGTAACCTCGGAGGAGACGGCGAAGCTGTGCGCGCAGTATCTCGGCCCGGCACTGAACCAGATGACGTTCAACAACCTGCCGTTCCCGTTGAACCCCGTGCTCGGGCCGGCGACCACCAACCTCATCTACACCGACCCGGCGTTGGCCCCCGGTGGTGGCGGTAGGGCCACCCCGGTGGAAAGCCCGCCGTCGATCTCGGCCTACACCGGCGACCGGGGTGATCAACCGCCACCGCCCGGATGGAACAACCCGACGGGGCCGCCGGGATCGGCCGCGCCGCTGCCGGCCTACCCCAGCCCAGCCCAGTATCCGGGTGCGCCGGCGCCGACCATGCCCGGTGTAGAGAATCTGCTGCTTCCGCCGGGTGCCGTCGCGCCCACGGAACCGGCCCCGGAACAGGGGGAAGCGCAACCGTGA
- a CDS encoding MCE family protein: MSNPSRLPLRLGALAATASVLAGCAFGGVNSLPLPGTVGHGDGAVIYHVQMANVATLESNSPVLIGDVVVGSVGRTRLDGQHADVEVSLAAGTVVPANVVATIGQTSLLGSMHLSLDPPEGQEPAGRIEPGATIGLNRSSTYPTTEKTLSSLSAVVNTGGLGQVSDIVHNLNAALSGHQESVRSLIGRLDTFVGLLDRQRGDMIASMTALNRLAATLRGQQSVIEDTLRTLPAALDVLLAEKPRFVTALDRLRVFANTATGVVNDTRDDLVRDLTNLQPTVAALADVGDGLVDGLMYATVFPYGQNIVDRGLKGDYLNLFAVADLTVPRLKRTLFSGTRWGLTGAELVPAPGDPGYEWYYTKNPLGVLTGIPPEGSEVPAPPPPIGPPVVLPGGAMRPGQSPQTVPLGGG; the protein is encoded by the coding sequence GTGAGTAATCCATCCCGGCTGCCGCTGCGACTGGGCGCGCTGGCCGCGACCGCGTCCGTATTGGCCGGATGCGCCTTCGGCGGGGTGAATTCGCTGCCGCTGCCCGGCACCGTGGGACACGGCGACGGGGCCGTGATCTACCACGTGCAGATGGCCAATGTCGCTACCCTGGAATCGAATTCGCCGGTGCTGATCGGTGACGTCGTGGTCGGGAGTGTGGGGCGGACGCGGTTGGACGGTCAGCACGCCGACGTCGAGGTGTCCCTGGCTGCCGGCACCGTGGTGCCGGCAAATGTGGTGGCGACCATCGGCCAGACCAGCCTGCTGGGATCGATGCATCTGTCCCTGGATCCGCCGGAAGGGCAGGAACCGGCCGGGCGGATCGAACCCGGTGCCACCATCGGGCTGAACCGATCGTCGACCTATCCGACCACGGAGAAGACGCTGTCGTCGCTGTCGGCGGTGGTGAATACCGGTGGTCTGGGCCAAGTCTCGGATATCGTGCACAACCTGAACGCCGCGCTGAGCGGGCATCAGGAATCGGTACGGAGCCTGATCGGCCGGCTGGACACCTTCGTCGGCCTGCTGGACCGGCAACGCGGCGACATGATCGCGTCGATGACGGCGCTCAACAGGCTGGCGGCAACTCTACGCGGTCAGCAGTCGGTCATCGAAGACACCTTGCGTACCCTGCCGGCTGCGCTGGACGTGCTGCTGGCCGAGAAACCCCGGTTCGTCACCGCGCTGGACAGGCTGCGGGTGTTCGCGAACACCGCGACCGGGGTCGTCAACGACACCCGGGACGACCTGGTGCGTGACCTCACCAACCTGCAACCCACCGTTGCCGCGCTGGCCGACGTGGGAGACGGACTGGTCGACGGCCTGATGTACGCCACGGTGTTCCCGTACGGGCAGAACATCGTCGACCGCGGGCTCAAGGGTGACTACCTGAATCTGTTCGCCGTGGCCGACCTCACCGTGCCGCGACTCAAGCGGACCCTGTTCTCCGGAACCCGGTGGGGGCTGACCGGAGCCGAGTTGGTGCCGGCACCGGGCGACCCCGGATACGAATGGTATTACACGAAGAACCCGCTCGGTGTGCTGACCGGGATTCCGCCGGAAGGCAGCGAAGTACCCGCTCCGCCGCCGCCGATCGGTCCGCCGGTGGTGCTGCCGGGCGGGGCGATGCGGCCCGGGCAATCGCCGCAGACCGTACCGCTGGGAGGGGGCTAG